The Lolium rigidum isolate FL_2022 chromosome 1, APGP_CSIRO_Lrig_0.1, whole genome shotgun sequence region GGAACCACAAACGACCCAGCATGCATGCATGAGAATTGAGAAACCAGCCTTCTAGGTTTGCTTCTTTGCCTTTGCCGGTCCCCTGGGTATCTTGCTCAGAACCTTGGTATCCAGCACCTCGTAGTGCTTGCGTGCTTCGGTATGGGCCTTCCCGGCGAAGTGATCCACCTTGTCCTGGTACTTGTCGTACAAGATCGGTATGGTGTGGATCATCAGGACAGCTGTTTGGGATCTCAAATGTATCAGTACAGTAGCATTTAACACCAAACTTTCTGATAATAGTGTCTGAATTAAAAAGATGCATTACCAACGTATATCAAGGTGAGGAAGTCACAGCAGCTTCCTACTTCAGAGAGGACCCAAAGAGCAGCAATGACCTAAAGAGCACAAGATAACTATTAGACAACCCTCAATCAACGAAAGAAGTAAAACCATTATGTGTAGTTGTGATGACAGAAACATACCCCAAGGAACTTCTTCAGATCATGCCCCAGTGCGATCTCCCGGAACAAATGAAGGGCCCTGTTGACGTCATTGCGCAATGCCCGTGCCACATTCACAGCCGCATCTTCAGATATCTGAATGACAGGAAAATCCGGCGGACTCCTGAAACATAACACTTGTTTGTATCATGGAAGCGGTATCAACCAAAACACGAAAAAAAAAAACCCATATATCTCACTCACTTCTTGATAAAGGTCATAGCTTTGGACCACAGAAACAAGACGGCCAGGACTCCAATCATCACATGGGATATCAGAGTTAAGAGGTGGTAATCAAGTACTTCAAACAAAACCCATAGGACAGTTGTGCCACCAATCACTACAGCAGTTGTCTTCTTGTCTTTCCATAACAGTACGTCAGCAGCTGCACAAGATTGTACCAAAACAAACAAATAGAGCCAATCAGAATTGTCATAATACAGCTGTGGCTTCATAATTTTGTTTATAATACTGCATGATGCAGTGTCCTCATCATCAATGGATCTGACTGTAGCTAAGTGTGGCTATAGCAAGTGAAAATACTTCACCTTTCTAATGTAAGAAGTATTTCATAAGAACGACAACATAACCTCTTAAGACCTTGTAAGAGGTTATTAGTAATCAACAGCTTCGCATATCTAGGAGTTTATGGATGTCTCCATCTAGCACTCTGTGGTCACCAAACAGAGCAGGATAAAAAAAAGAAAGAGCAGGCATGCAAATTTTAGGTCTGGCATTCTTGATTTCTCAATAATTTGAAGCTTAATTTTAATATTTCGGTGTCCTGTGCCTTGTGTGCTATCATGAATGTCTTCCATAATCCTGAGGTTGAAACTAACACCCTCATGTCTATTCCGGACCTTCCCTTAACTTCCAGAAAAGGGACCATTCCCCCTTCAATAACAAGAAACAAGCTTAGCAAGAGAAAAGATGATGCTTCTCCAAAGATCAGTTATACTTCTGCTAAAATCTAAGGTATATACTTCTAAGGATTCTCCATTCAGCATATCAGACACCATTTGCTTAGATTATTAATGGCAAGAAGCTTTTTTTAGGAAATAAGGTTCTAGAATATAATAATGGACACTTAAGCAAAGTGGACCAAGAAGGTCCACAAGTTCATGTGATTTTTTCCTTTTTGAAAGACGGCTCTGAATCGATGTGGATCTTGATAAAGTAGAATCAATAACACCTAAATTCAAGTGTGGATTCCGA contains the following coding sequences:
- the LOC124692618 gene encoding reticulon-like protein B2, coding for MADPAEETVAAPPPTPAAPAEAGLAPPPSVEPTAEKEAEASPEKVAPPASAPDTTVRSRGFKLLGEDTSVHKVLGGGKAADVLLWKDKKTTAVVIGGTTVLWVLFEVLDYHLLTLISHVMIGVLAVLFLWSKAMTFIKKSPPDFPVIQISEDAAVNVARALRNDVNRALHLFREIALGHDLKKFLGVIAALWVLSEVGSCCDFLTLIYVAVLMIHTIPILYDKYQDKVDHFAGKAHTEARKHYEVLDTKVLSKIPRGPAKAKKQT